From a single Apium graveolens cultivar Ventura chromosome 2, ASM990537v1, whole genome shotgun sequence genomic region:
- the LOC141707558 gene encoding zinc finger CCCH domain-containing protein 32-like encodes MERLQPTEGSSPDPVAEWSSPGGETGLEEPMWQLGLGGAGGGGGGDDSYPERPDEADCIYYLRTGFCGYGSRCRFNHPRDRNLVVGAMRASGGEYPERVGQPVCQYYMRTGMCKFGASCKYHHPRHGVGSAISVAISVSGYPLRPGEKECLYYLKTGQCKFGVTCKFHHPHPDGLHIPARGLLPAAAAAPSPIYPIMQSPGPPSQQYGVVTGNWPVARPTLLPGSYVQGTYGPVILPPGMVPMAGWNPYQAPLSPVASPSAQSNAGAGPIYGMSQLSSTAPVYASPFLPMTSPAGHSAYNQKEHAFPERPGQPECQYYMKTGECKFGSSCKYHHPPQWSASKTNFVLSPMGLPLRPGAPLCSHYALNGICKFGHSCKFDHPMSTLSYSPSASSLTDMPVAPYPVGSSMATLAPSSSSSELKPDKEATLTRMSTPLSTAAGSVGSTFSRNDTLPQSSIQQPGQSSTPSTGSSSTPHISEVHSSG; translated from the exons ATGGAAAGGTTGCAACCGACAGAAGGTTCATCACCGGATCCGGTGGCAGAATGGAGCTCTCCGGGTGGTGAAACAGGCTTGGAAG AGCCTATGTGGCAGTTAGGACTAGGTGGTGCTGGTGGCGGTGGCGGTGGTGATGATTCGTATCCTGAGAGGCCGGATGAGGCGGATTGTATCTATTATCTGAGGACAGGGTTTTGTGGTTATGGTTCGAGGTGTCGGTTTAATCATCCCCGTGATCGGAATTTG GTTGTTGGTGCTATGAGGGCTAGTGGAGGGGAGTATCCGGAGCGAGTTGGCCAACCTGTTTGTCAG TACTATATGAGGACGGGAATGTGTAAGTTTGGTGCTTCCTGCAAGTATCATCATCCAAGACATGGAGTTGGATCTGCAATCTCAGTAGCAATAAGTGTCTCTGGATATCCACTACGTCCG GGTGAGAAAGAGTGTTTGTACTACTTAAAAACAGGGCAATGCAAGTTTGGTGTGACATGTAAGTTCCATCACCCACATCCAGATGGCTTACATATTCCTGCTCGTGGACTTTTGCCTGCAGCAGCAGCAGCGCCATCCCCTATTTACCCAATCATGCAGTCTCCTGGTCCACCGTCTCAACAGTATGGGGTTGTTACGGGTAACTGGCCAGTTGCAAGGCCTACTCTTCTTCCAGGCTCATATGTTCAAGGGACATATGGTCCAGTAATTCTTCCCCCGGGGATGGTTCCCATGGCCGGCTGGAATCCTTACCAG GCACCTCTGAGTCCAGTTGCGTCTCCAAGTGCTCAATCCAATGCAGGAGCAGGACCTATTTATGGAATGTCACAGCTATCTTCTACAGCTCCTGTCTATGCTAGTCCTTTTCTTCCTATGACATCTCCTGCTGGGCATTCAGCTTATAACCAGAAAGAACATGCTTTTCCCGAAAGACCTGGTCAGCCTGAGTGTCAGTATTACATGAAAACAGGGGAATGCAAATTTGGTTCGTCATGCAAATACCATCATCCACCACAATGGAGTGCCTCGAAAACCAATTTTGTCCTCAGTCCCATGGGTCTTCCTTTACGTCCG GGTGCACCACTTTGTTCTCATTATGCACTGAACGGAATATGCAAATTTGGGCATTCTTGCAAATTTGATCACCCAATGTCAACACTGAGTTACAGTCCCTCTGCATCTTCTCTTACTGATATGCCTGTTGCTCCTTACCCGGTCGGCTCGTCAATGGCTACCTTAGCCCCATCATCCTCATCGTCAGAGCTAAAGCCTGATAAGGAAGCAACTTTAACCAGAATGTCTACTCCTTTAAGCACAGCTGCTGGTTCAGTTGGTTCTACCTTTTCAAGAAACGATACCCTTCCACAATCTAGTATCCAGCAACCTGGTCAGAGCTCTACCCCTTCCACTGGTAGTAGCAGTACACCTCATATAAGTGAGGTTCACTCATCAGGCTGA